The sequence ACTGACTGATAAATAgagagctttgcctttcggctcagctgcttcttcaccacaacagaccagtacaccgaccgcattactaCTGCCAATGcaccgatccgtctgtcaatctcatgctctgtctttccctcactcatgaacaggATCCCAAGATACTGTCTGAAGTCTGAGGCTTTTAAAAACCATGTGATATTTTGTTGTGATGGACTGATTGTATCATCTGTCAGTGAGGCTTAGGAGGTCATGTGTGGTCAtgtttggatgtgaacaaaACCAATCATTTGTTAGGATAAGGAACAGCAATAAATTGCAGTATGTATATAGTGTGCTGCTATCGTTAGTATGTGTGCATTCCAACAGTAATTGAATGGAAAGAGTTTCCTAAGCTCAGAGTGAGGTCAGAGAGAGTAGCTGATTTGTCAGAATACAGGCcagctgtgtttttggtttctatacatttttttattttaaaagaaaaaaaaaaaaaatcagtattgtGATTCAAccataataaaatgtatatgcACACATGGCGTGATGATTGACTGAGTGAGTATAACTGGTGAACTGTTGCTGGTCTTGCAGTTATCAGCCAAGGGATTCTCGGAGCAGTTCATACATCCTCTGGTCCTGCACAGGGAACATAGGTACAGTGAAAGCAAATTTATGGGTTTCACACCAACAAAATCCAAGCAGCTTCAAAAGGACCTCTTGAAGGACTTCTGTTCTGCCCTCTCCAAACAAACGCCAGCTCTCACTGACCGAGTGTAACAGGACAGCATGTCTGACACACACTATAAACTGTTTGAAGTGTGAATGAACGATTTGATGTTGCAGTTTTATTATGGGACAGGTTGGACTGGTTGTGTTACCTGACAGCAGGGGGGCTATGTGGCCATAATCTGACATGGAAGGACAGAGCTGTCTGCAGTGGCATAAACAACAATTTTCTGCAGGGTGTGAAAAACTGCCAGATAAATGGACAAGTAATGACGAGCCACTGCATTTACCCTACAACTGTTCCTATACAACTAACTATTCTACAAACAAGGGCATGAGATCCCAGTACAGCACAGTGGAAATCTACTAAAGATTAGAGTTGGATAATCAACCTCAATTGTTTTGAAATGTGTATGTGGCAAGACCTGTCAAGTCTCAAAGGTCTGGTAATATTCCTAATCTTAATGACTTACACTTAATTGGATGGACTGCAGCAACACCTGTTCTGTGTACACTTCCTTACCTTTTTGCACACAGATGGACGAACTTTCTTGAAGGCATCCTCAAAGTTCTGTTTGCTCACTCTGAGGTCAGCAATAGAGCCAGATGAGTATGTGTGACCTGTTTGTAACGGCAAACACACCTTTGAGTTAATGAATGCATGAATTCTGTTCAGGCAAAAGCACACCATTTTACTCCCATGTCAGACTGTGCCTTTAATACATCTGGATCTCAATGATAAATTGAACCCTGGGAATCTCTCCAGTTACTATCTCTGGTCCCATATTGTATTACAGCTCCACggtttaataataaatagagTGCAGGTAGTGCAGACAGTGCAGGAGTTAAGTTACCAGGAGAGGCAGCAGCTGGGGTAGGCTGGGACTTCAGGTAGGCCCTCAGGGCATTAACAGATGCTTCTCTCACCAACGCAGTCAGGTCAGCTCCACTGTAGCAAAGATTAACACACACCCTGAATCAGGTTTCATTCTGTTAATCTGATTTAGGGATCAGTGTTTCTACATTATGGATCAGTATTTCTGCATCTAATCTGCTCCACACCCAGCAGAAAACTCATACAGCAAACTGAGAACAAACATGCCCACTACATACACGATTACATGCAGTGACACAATATGGACAGCATTAGTAACTGATGGTTGGTATTTCCAGCTTGGCCTTACGTGAAGCAATCACAGCGCTCATCAAAGGCAATCTCTTCAAGACTGACATCCTGCTCCAGCTGAGGTTTGGTCCCGCTCTGCAACACAGCAATTTTAGGTCACTTATAGATTAACAACTGGTTCTGTTCTGGCATTCAAAgactgtgtgtgatgtggttGTAATCCTTCgtaacagaaagcagaaaaagaggaaatgccAAATATGAGGTATTCTACTGCAAGCTGTTCTGGGTAATAGGGGTCTAAAAAAAGGAGGTTGATCCAAGGAAAGAGACTTTACTAAACACCTGGATCCAGTTGGTTAAGGAACTGAACCCTCATAAACTGATGAGTCTGTGATGCTGACTGTGCATTCTGATAGATGCTAGTCAtgctagtttaaaaaaaaaaaaaaatgctgctaaaATACACTTTCTTTAGTAGGTAAATACAAAACTATATACATAGAAGTTCTGAAAAAGCAGCATGACCACACCAGGAGTTTTCGTTTTCTCAATGGTGACTTCATGATGCTTCATTCTTAGTGGAATGCATCATGAAGTCAGTCTGGGATTACATGAACAGACAGTGGTCCCTGACTCGCCTATTAACATTTTGGGGGCTGCCTGCCAATGGAATAAAACAACCCTAAAGTGATCTGTTATCTCTGGCAAATGTGTACCTTAGTAATGGTGAGTAGGATGGCATGGCGATCTGCTGGAGGTGGCAGACCCACATATAAGGTTTTATCTAGACGACCTGGTCTCAGTATGGCAGGGTCAATGATATCTGGCAAcagacaaaacagcaacagctaCACAGTGTTTAGAACAACAGCAAATAATGACTTTAGTTAAAAATAATTGTTACAGGCTGAACAatagtggtggaagaagtattcagatcctaTACAACATTACTagtgcaaataaaataatatacaagTCCTGCAATTCAATTTCTACTAATGAAAGTACATTCCTTCTTTCAGCAAAAGCTGCTCAAaatatcaaagtaaaagtattcGCTGTAACTGATGTATGGCATTCAACTGGTGATGCTGATGCATCAATGCTTCAGCAGTATTTGACTGTTGGAGCTATAGCTATTTTGGCTGCCACACTAGAAATGGGCTCCTGAAGGTCACCAGATAAATCTCAGTGGTCACATAAAGAACATGGAAATAAGcggagtcattcaggttcctgggcaccaccatctctcaggacctgaagtggaaccTGCACATTGACTCCAACgtgaaaaaggcccagcagaggttgtacttcctgcacCAGCTGAtgaagttcaaccttccacagatgctgctgacccagttctactcagcggtcatcaAGTCTGTCCTgttctcctccatcactgtctggtttagctccgcctctaaatcagacatccgaagactccAGAGGACAGTTTGGACCGCTGAGAAGgtcatcggtgttcccctacccaccctccaagacctgttcacctccagagtgagaaaaagagctcagaaaatcactctggctGCCACCCACctgagccaccacctcttccatctcttaccctctggccggcgcttcagagctccaaacatcaagacagcccggcacaaaggaagcttcttccctcaggccatccaactcttaaactcgtagctctccaccattcccttccaccacctgcacctatgacactggcacctttttgctctttgcacaccaattacttcccctttcatcctgtttttcaggttatctgtgcatttttctttagttttttgtagcatttctgtagcatttctgtttactgtttgaccctttgtagcatttgtatttatgtctgtttgcactggagtacccccccgtacctaaacaaattccttgtgtgtgtgtgcgcacacacttggcaataaagctcattctgattctaaTAAGTCACTTTTGACATTTCCCTCTCATTTCAGAGAATACTAGATAACCTGTCCTTTGGATTTGACCATTATTGGTTTGGAACCACAGGTTTCACCTTTACTGTTTAACAATGTACTTTACTGGGAAGTAACTTGCAGCTATGTTACAAATGTAGTGGAAGTAAGTAAAAACTAAATAGATAACACTATCAGttataataacttttaaaaacccaaataaagttaattaaaattaTATAGAAGTGAAATACTTGAATTATATAGAAGTGAAATACTTGAGAAAATATACTCAGTTATTTTATATTCCAGTTGAAAATTTGCCTAAAAGAACTGTTGCAGCTGTTCTCAGGCTTTAGTGTGTCTCTGGTTACCATGAGGGATTCAGGTCAGGCTGAAACTGGATCTGTACCTGGTCTGTTTGTTGCAGCCATGATGAAGACCTGTCGTCGAGTCTCTAAACCATCCATCTCTGTGAGCAGCTGGTTGACCACCCGCACACTGGCTCCTGActaaacacatatgcacacacacacacaaatactgcaCATCATCGGGTCACTATGTAAACAAGCTGTCTGTGTATACTGTTGTATAATTATATGGTTCCACTGCTCAGTCAAGGACTTTTCTCTCATTGCTCCAAGAGATGTGATCAAAAATAACTAACATTTGGTTAGTTGGTCTCTGTAAAAGGTAGGCTTCTAATTTAACATGGCAACACACAAGTCTGTTGTTTTGATATAGTGTGACTGAATTGTGCCTTTGCTCAGTGTACTGTCTACACCATGTGCACTTGTCCACCTTCTGCAGCTCAGGGCTCTTAGCTGACTATTAGTTCATTTTTAGatatttgtagttttgtgtttattgtacATGGTTGACTGAATTTGACTTTGTGACTCCACATTTGACACAGAGCTCTACTTAGCATGTTGAGAACTCagaattcaaataaataaatatatgaatcaTGCATCCCTCTCACCTCTAAGCCCGAGCGGCGAGGACACAGAGCATCAATCTCATCAAAGAAAATGACACAAGGAGCTGAGTTGCGTCCCCTCTGGAAGACCTGCCTGACAGCTCGCTCGCTCTCTCCCACATACTGCACGAACCAACACACAGACTCATCAATAAGTGCAGCCAGCTGAATCCAAAGCCAACCCACTCTGACTCAGTGTGGGGAATAAAAATGATGAGCTTTTGCTCCAAGAGCTTATACAACATTAGTACAAGGAGATCGTGGttggaaaaaaatggaaaacaataaaAGGGAGTGTGGGCATATCATCAGGAAACACCCGCTCCAAGCACACCAACAGACTGAATGATTGCAACAACAATGTACAGGCAGCCCCCCTTATATCAACATgttgctgcagctcagtgactCACCATGTTGAGCAGCTCTGGACCCTTGACAGAGATGAAGTTGAGGCCTGACTCATTGGCCACTGCCTGTCAGGAAACAACACAGTCTTTGGAGAGACAGCTAGGTGACATGACAAATACTTCAATCAGATCATCATTAATCAAAATGTTAGAACTCAGCCCTGTGAATTAAAAAGAGTCTCTAGAAGGATAGAAATATTAACTAGCCAGAAGAAACCAGAGTAAATTAATCATTTAGGAAATTGACTGCTGATtatttgtgaaaatatttttggaagGTGCCAGAATGCCATTGCAGAAACCATTGTAAATACATTACTGCTGTATAAAAGAAATGACAGTGCTGTGTTGCTCAGCTAAGCATCAGCTACAACTGTGTTGAGGACCTTGGCCAGCAAGGTTTTTCCACATCCTGGAGGTCCAGCCAGCAGCACTCCAGATGGAGCACTCAGTCCTAAAGCTCTGAACTGCTCTGGGGAACGCACAGGGGCCTGCAGacaaatgtacacaaacacagctgtcttattttgttttaactcTCAAAATAAGCACAGTGGGAGTAGACAGGGTCAAATATGGGTCAATTTACAACATTTCCAGTCAAACACTGCTCTCAAAAGAACCCAGCCTGTTCATCTTAAAGGAAGATTTGTTAATGTGTATAGTAGAATCTTTCTCTAGAAGAGTTAAAGAGATAAAATGTGTTAACAAAAGAAGATCCAATTCAAGAAAAGAAGAGAGTCCGAGATATTGCAGAGGTTTGctaggaaaataaaaaaaacttccacAGCTAAGTCGGGAGTCATAAGATATGCAAATGTGACGTCTCTGATTAAGGTGTTAATTCTTCAGTTTAATTCCAGTGAGGATTAAAATTCTACTCAGGCTGATACCAGTATGGCCATGGTTAGCTCCTCTCTGATGTCCTGCAGGGCTCCCACATCCTCCCAGGTGACATCAGGTACAGTGGCAAAGCCCTCCCTCTTGGCAGAGGGTTGGACAGTGGCCAGAGAGGCCTGGAAGTCTGACATAAGGATGGACAGGCTGCCCAGCTCTTCGTCTGACAGCTTCTCTGTGTTcttcagcaggagcagcaggtgCCACAGCTCCCTCTGTTGGACACAGCACACAACTTATCAGATAACTAGTCCTATGACATACAATGCCAATGTCTTTGAGTCCACAGATACCTCACTTACATTCTGTTAGAGCATCTATCTGTACAAATAATAACAAAGGTTttagtgaaaagaaaaaaaactgtgttacCACTGGGGGAGCTTGTTAGGTGTGTCGCTGCTGCTACTTATACCTGCAGGGGATTCTGTCCTGAATCTTCCTGAGATACAGGAGTGATGTCTGTTGCCTGCTGCAGTCTGACCTCTCTATCTGCCACATCAGCCTCAGGTAGAATGCCGCTTGATAACAGATCTTTAGTAGAACTGAGGTTTTGGCTTTGTGGCTGTCCTCTAATTTCCAGCAGCACCCTGTTTACAGCACTCATGGCAGCTTCACGGCAAAGAGCCATGAGGTCAGCGCCTACATATCCTGGGGTGAGCCGGGCCAGTTGGTGGTAGTCGAAGTCTTCTGGCAGCTTTAGCTTTCGACACAATGTCCTCAAGATCCTGACAAAGCACCAAGCATTATGATTAAACAGTATGAGACTGTGTTCATATGCATACATCCACATGTTCACTTCAAAGAAGGGAGAATTTACTGAACACATGAAAGAAGTTAAAAGcaaaagatgaagaagaaaaatgcttTCTCAAAGCTTTTGTTTCAGCACAGCTGCTGACGTTGTGAAACTCAATTGTGAACAATTTCAAACTCATCAGCAGTAAGTCTACGGAGAATCTGGAGATGTGAAGACCATATATGGAGCTATGACAAAATCAGCATGTAAAGTTCAACTAAAACTGTTTGTTGAATCCATTAATTAATCATCATAGGTATAGCTTACCTAAGACGAGCTGCTTCATCTGGTATCCCCAGGCAGATCTCTCTGTCAAAGCGTCCGGCTCTGCGCAGGGCGGGGTCCAGGGAGTCTGGCCTGTTGGTGGCACCGATGACCAGGACCTGATTTGTCAGGATCTGACTGTTCATATCTGTcacaaggaaacaggaaaacatattaaaatgtaatgttatcTTTCATACTAGACACTTGCACACATTTCCTCTTAGTGGTTCATGAGACAAAGAAATCTTTAATACAGGCTTAAAACGATAAATGCTCCGTCAAATAAAGAGCaagtacaggaaaaaaaaactaaaaaatctGTAAAGTATGAAGACGTGTTGCCCAATCAATACGGCCAATGCTGACAGTCATCTATGCTTCAATGCAAGACTTCTTATACGTCGTACCATCCATGCATGTTAGCAGCTGGGCTACAATCCTCCTCTCCATATCTTTAGAAGCCACCTCTCTCTTAGGGGTGATGGAATCTATCTCATCTATAAACAGGATACATGGTGCAGAGCTCTGCAAGaggacaaaagaaacaaaaatgttgagAGAGTAAGATGTGGTCAGCATTATTTATCATTCATCAGTAATACCAGCTACACAGTAGCAG is a genomic window of Mastacembelus armatus chromosome 15, fMasArm1.2, whole genome shotgun sequence containing:
- the nvl gene encoding nuclear valosin-containing protein-like isoform X1 codes for the protein MKNRGGGWVDSRLRQRVEQYLESSSSEYVDISAMALDLQKLYRLEYGRRNKTAFRIQVEKVYDAVMKGSGLNDLESKHLAKRAKHSHNDTGEGSSSSEESSGSDHIVENAPTNHMNSSLASLYRKGDPDSRTSSPRRGQSTAGSPAVTADLLPNTGTLVSTGGWFIDTGRGPKRSNVLIDLCDDEPTNGATNQQRDLSLPEHEKSNKKSKKKTKSSTGTAESHSLNKKAKLNSPELQYPTVKFEDVGGNEETLTEVCKLLIHMRHPEVYQQLGMVPPSGFLLHGPPGCGKTLLAQAVAGELQLPMLKVSAPELVSGVSGESEQKLRELFELAVSSAPCILFIDEIDSITPKREVASKDMERRIVAQLLTCMDDMNSQILTNQVLVIGATNRPDSLDPALRRAGRFDREICLGIPDEAARLRILRTLCRKLKLPEDFDYHQLARLTPGYVGADLMALCREAAMSAVNRVLLEIRGQPQSQNLSSTKDLLSSGILPEADVADREVRLQQATDITPVSQEDSGQNPLQRELWHLLLLLKNTEKLSDEELGSLSILMSDFQASLATVQPSAKREGFATVPDVTWEDVGALQDIREELTMAILAPVRSPEQFRALGLSAPSGVLLAGPPGCGKTLLAKAVANESGLNFISVKGPELLNMYVGESERAVRQVFQRGRNSAPCVIFFDEIDALCPRRSGLESGASVRVVNQLLTEMDGLETRRQVFIMAATNRPDIIDPAILRPGRLDKTLYVGLPPPADRHAILLTITKSGTKPQLEQDVSLEEIAFDERCDCFTGADLTALVREASVNALRAYLKSQPTPAAASPGHTYSSGSIADLRVSKQNFEDAFKKVRPSVCKKDQRMYELLRESLG
- the nvl gene encoding nuclear valosin-containing protein-like isoform X2; protein product: MKNRGGGWVDSRLRQRVEQYLESSSSEYVDISAMALDLQKLYRLEYGRRNKTAFRIQVEKVYDAVMKGSGLNDLESKHLAKRAKHSHNDTGEGSSSSEESSGSDHIVENAPTNHMNSSLASLYRKGDPDSRTSSPRRGQSTAGSPAVTADLLPNTGTLVSTGGWFIDTGRGPKRSNVLIDLCDDEPTNGATNRDLSLPEHEKSNKKSKKKTKSSTGTAESHSLNKKAKLNSPELQYPTVKFEDVGGNEETLTEVCKLLIHMRHPEVYQQLGMVPPSGFLLHGPPGCGKTLLAQAVAGELQLPMLKVSAPELVSGVSGESEQKLRELFELAVSSAPCILFIDEIDSITPKREVASKDMERRIVAQLLTCMDDMNSQILTNQVLVIGATNRPDSLDPALRRAGRFDREICLGIPDEAARLRILRTLCRKLKLPEDFDYHQLARLTPGYVGADLMALCREAAMSAVNRVLLEIRGQPQSQNLSSTKDLLSSGILPEADVADREVRLQQATDITPVSQEDSGQNPLQRELWHLLLLLKNTEKLSDEELGSLSILMSDFQASLATVQPSAKREGFATVPDVTWEDVGALQDIREELTMAILAPVRSPEQFRALGLSAPSGVLLAGPPGCGKTLLAKAVANESGLNFISVKGPELLNMYVGESERAVRQVFQRGRNSAPCVIFFDEIDALCPRRSGLESGASVRVVNQLLTEMDGLETRRQVFIMAATNRPDIIDPAILRPGRLDKTLYVGLPPPADRHAILLTITKSGTKPQLEQDVSLEEIAFDERCDCFTGADLTALVREASVNALRAYLKSQPTPAAASPGHTYSSGSIADLRVSKQNFEDAFKKVRPSVCKKDQRMYELLRESLG